From the genome of Setaria viridis chromosome 1, Setaria_viridis_v4.0, whole genome shotgun sequence:
TCCTTGCGCTGCTTCTCGTCTTCCttggcctcctcctctcctttggCCGCGGCGCTCTTGCTGCTCATCTGCCACGCGGTGGCTCCCATGATGCCCAAGAGCGTGACCATCGGAACGAAGACGACGTTGGGCACCATGTCCAGCCTCAGGCTCTTGACGTAGGGGATGTGCCCGCTGGCCCTCTTGCCGATCACggcggccaccggcgccgccagccccgccgcGATGAAGAAGCTGTCGTCCACCGTCGCTTCCTTGACCTCCTTCTTCATGAACTCGAAGAAcagttccttcctcctctcgtcGTTCTTCTCCGGCTCCCACTTCTTCTCGTAAAATTCCTATATCGTCCCATGTTGGAAAAGGTTTG
Proteins encoded in this window:
- the LOC117848236 gene encoding uncharacterized protein: MGGSFSAFNKFGLPGLSTATTKQVYERHFKNKKTGKFEDFHIAYVEFCKYFNTVMPGQDFDTPSLEIIQEFYEKKWEPEKNDERRKELFFEFMKKEVKEATVDDSFFIAAGLAAPVAAVIGKRASGHIPYVKSLRLDMVPNVVFVPMVTLLGIMGATAWQMSSKSAAAKGEEEAKEDEKQRKDQSSNKAN